From the genome of Papaver somniferum cultivar HN1 chromosome 2, ASM357369v1, whole genome shotgun sequence, one region includes:
- the LOC113349572 gene encoding uncharacterized protein LOC113349572: MGKMGISRGKSPLQLFACSSSVLAIAICLFVTTEMASAWINKCLPGDLFIDSNQIVSPASCDSGYCTNWCQNLCSGMGTFASQDRCRITQGVTSCKCCCKRPGVYLPPDDSDWGGLGPGQNNNCSSAQTFLTFRRSDGNDCMRQSICDSECNKLGLLSQRTECVANSNDVPNNVYIWWEQCCCGTNPPPPPSCLSPPPPSPPPPSPSPPPPSPSPPPPCPPPPHTGIGIGGGIKIPIPPLLG; the protein is encoded by the exons ATGGGAAAGATGGGAATATCCAGGGGAAAATCTCCTCTTCAACTCTTTGCTTGCTCTTCTTCTGTGTTAGCAATTGCAATCTGCTTATTTGTCACCACTG AGATGGCATCAGCATGGATTAATAAATGTCTTCCTGGCGATTTATTCATCGACTCCAACCAGATAGTCAGCCCGGCGAGTTGCGACAGTGGTTACTGTACAAATTGGTGTCAAAACCTATGTTCCGGAATGGGAACTTTCGCCTCCCAAGATAGGTGCCGTATAACCCAAGGTGTCACTTCTTGTAAGTGTTGTTGTAAAAGACCAGGAGTATATCTTCCTCCAGATGATTCTGATTGGGGAGGTCTTGGCCCAGGTCAAAATAACAATTGTTCCAGTGCACAAACATTTCTAACGTTTAGACGCTCAGATGGTAACGATTGCATGAGGCAATCTATATGTGATAGTGAATGCAACAAGTTAGGACTTTTATCTCAGAGGACAGAGTGCGTAGCAAATAGTAATGATGTTCCTAATAATGTGTACATCTGGTGGGAGCAGTGTTGTTGTGGAACAAACCCTCCACCTCCTCCTTCCTGTCTGTCGCCTCCCCCACCATCTCCACCTCCACcttctccttcaccaccaccaccatcgccatCACCTCCACCTCCATGTCCACCACCGCCTCACACAGGAATAGGGATCGGGGGTGGAATCAAGATTCCAATCCCACCACTTTTGGGATAA